The Bos taurus isolate L1 Dominette 01449 registration number 42190680 breed Hereford chromosome 18, ARS-UCD2.0, whole genome shotgun sequence genome has a window encoding:
- the CEBPG gene encoding CCAAT/enhancer-binding protein gamma: MSKVSQQNSTPGVNGISVIHTQAHASGLQQVPQLVPAGPGGGGKAVPPSKQSKKSSPMDRNSDEYRQRRERNNMAVKKSRLKSKQKAQDTLQRVNQLKEENERLEAKIKLLTKELSVLKDLFLEHAHNLADNVQPSSTENTTNPDKAGQ, encoded by the coding sequence ATGAGCAAGGTATCGCAGCAGAACAGCACTCCGGGCGTGAACGGAATAAGTGTCATCCATACTCAGGCTCATGCCAGCGGCTTACAGCAGGTTCCTCAGCTGGTGCCCGCCGGCCCTGGGGGTGGAGGCAAAGCTGTGCCTCCCAGCAAGCAGAGCAAAAAGAGCTCACCCATGGATCGCAACAGTGACGAGTACCGTCAGCGCAGGGAGAGGAACAACATGGCTGTGAAAAAGAGCCGGTTGAAAAGCAAGCAGAAAGCGCAGGATACGCTGCAGAGAGTCAATCAGCTCAAGGAAGAGAATGAACGGTTGGAAGCAAAAATTAAATTGCTGACTAAGGAATTAAGTGTACTGAAAGATTTGTTTCTTGAGCACGCACACAACCTCGCAGATAACGTGCAACCCAGTAGCACTGAAAATACGACAAATCCTGACAAGGCAGGACAGTAG